In a single window of the Zea mays cultivar B73 chromosome 5, Zm-B73-REFERENCE-NAM-5.0, whole genome shotgun sequence genome:
- the LOC103626372 gene encoding RING-H2 finger protein ATL43, translating to MEPARRLLLSDYDGAIESPLPSPPPSSATPFRPGVAVVVGILTSVFSITFLLLLYAKHCKRSAAESSGPYGSAGSGGGFGSSGNGAGGDRRNSGVDRAVVESLPVFRFGALRGQKEGLECAVCLGRFEPTEALRLLPKCRHGFHVECVDTWLDAHSTCPLCRSRVDPEDVLLLPEPPKPSTTGPPDPPETKAAAAAAAGKEPAPAPPPAPAPTPAQSGRRISGRHSTGSVRAPGRVGPASRRSADGGVAVGCFDGAKVRKDRVLLVEPAAVVAEPDPVAFDRRFGHRILVSTAGGCKGETAPAAQQRWSDLRPSDLMFVRAEFLVTDAGRHSCSAAVNSGNARSAIGVRSVSELAGVRRLPPIRAGACEGEPRAGGGGARRWPGSSWWAPRGDPGRA from the coding sequence ATGGAGCCGGCGCGGCGGCTCCTGCTGTCGGACTACGACGGCGCGATCGAGTcgccgctgccgtcgccgccgccctcctcggcCACGCCGTTCCGCCCCGGGGTGGCCGTCGTCGTCGGCATCCTCACCAGCGTCTTCTCCATCACGTTCCTGCTCCTTCTCTACGCCAAGCACTGCAAGCGCAGCGCTGCGGAGTCGTCGGGGCCCTACGGGAGCGCCGGCTCGGGCGGTGGGTTCGGGTCCTCCGGCAACGGCGCGGGCGGGGACCGGAGGAACTCCGGCGTCGACCGCGCCGTCGTGGAGTCCCTCCCCGTCTTCCGCTTCGGCGCGCTGCGCGGGCAGAAGGAAGGCCTCGAGTGCGCCGTCTGCCTCGGCCGGTTCGAGCCCACGGAGGCGCTCCGCCTCCTGCCCAAGTGCCGCCACGGCTTCCACGTCGAGTGCGTGGACACGTGGCTCGACGCGCACTCCACCTGCCCGCTCTGCCGCTCCCGCGTCGACCCGGAGGACGTCCTCCTCCTCCCGGAGCCGCCCAAGCCGTCTACCACGGGCCCTCCTGACCCACCGGAGacgaaggcggcggcggcggcggcggcgggcaaagAGCCGGCTCCGGCTCCGCCTCCAGCTCCAGCCCCAACGCCCGCGCAGTCCGGTAGGAGGATCTCTGGCCGGCACTCCACGGGGTCAGTGCGCGCGCCTGGGCGTGTCGGCCCGGCCTCGCGGCGGTCGGCCGACGGCGGCGTCGCCGTCGGCTGCTTCGACGGCGCCAAGGTGCGGAAGGACCGCGTGCTGCTGGTGGAGCCGGCGGCCGTGGTGGCAGAGCCAGACCCGGTGGCGTTCGACCGGCGGTTCGGGCACCGCATCCTGGTGAGCACCGCGGGCGGGTGCAAGGGCGAGACGGCCCCCGCGGCGCAGCAGCGGTGGAGCGACCTGCGACCGTCCGACCTCATGTTCGTCCGCGCCGAGTTCCTGGTCACCGACGCCGGCCGCCACTCCTGCTCCGCGGCCGTGAACTCCGGCAACGCCAGGAGCGCCATCGGCGTGCGCAGCGTGTCGGAGCTGGCGGGGGTGCGCCGTCTCCCGCCCATCCGCGCCGGAGCGTGCGAGGGCGAGCCACGAGCCGGCGGCGGTGGCGCCCGGCGGTGGCCCGGGTCGAGCTGGTGGGCGCCACGTGGGGACCCCGGCCGTGCGTAA